The Cydia amplana chromosome 11, ilCydAmpl1.1, whole genome shotgun sequence genome includes a region encoding these proteins:
- the LOC134652342 gene encoding pre-mRNA-splicing factor ATP-dependent RNA helicase PRP16-like — MSDSEENLHRLEGTSGDAIGGLIIKKKDTPADFQFVRPSLLGLDKLAAAKRKQNRLISFQQDENEEDDKPATSGVKERKYRKHNEETPTYTGGISEAAVLRQLERTQRKEKEAKEKGVHNSTQEEKKSRSKDEDDLYYRHRYDRRDRDKDDRRDRDRRKDDGRDRNRDSERRSYDRSDRSDRRDRDSERSNRDSSRRSYYEPRFKDEPRTPNLKVLKPPESTAWDDDDDDRAPPRKSTWDFPTPKPRELGPSSERSQRRPMRDYKGRPYENTPRATPHKWVSSRRGMDVDDPDWQEAEKKLDREWYNMGEGETDESDPFAGTSSEYIAKKEEQIEKRRNRKVSAQRQQSDRDNELWERNRMLTSGVVHAVNVNSDMDEESVDRVHLLVHNIVPPFLDGRIVFTKQPEPVIPVKDPTSDMALNARKGSALVKAFRLEKERRKAQKKHWKLEGTKLGNIMGIQKKEDEPEDGPTKEAYKYADHVDSENKDAKEPESKSSFVRNKTIQEQRRFLPAFAVREELMQVIRENNVVIIVGETGSGKTTQLTQYLHEEGYSRLGMIGCTQPRRVAAMSVAKRVSDEMDTKLGDEVGYAIRFEDCTSPNTVIKYMTDGILLREGLREPDLDNYCAIIMDEAHERSLSTDMLFGLLREVSYNYSAIC, encoded by the exons ATGTCGGACAGCGAAGAAAACCTTCATCGTTTAGAGGGCACATCTGGCGATGCTATTGGCGGCTTAATCATCAAAAAGAAGGACACACCAGCTGATTTCCAGTTTGTAAGGCCTTCGTTGCTAGGTCTAGATAAGCTAGCAGCAGCTAAACGGAAGCAAAACAGGCTAATATCCTTCCAACAAGATGAAAATGAAGAGGATGACAAACCTGCTACTTCTGGTGTAAAAGAACGTAAATATAGGAAACATAATGAGGAAACTCCGACGTACACTGGTGGTATCTCAGAGGCAGCCGTGTTAAGGCAATTAGAACGAACACAAAG AAAAGAAAAAGAGGCGAAAGAGAAAGGGGTCCACAACTCCACTCAAGAGGAGAAAAAGTCTCGCTCAAAAGATGAAGATGATTTATACTACCGTCACCGCTATGATCGCCGCGACCGTGACAAAGATGATAGAAGAGACCGAGATAGAAGGAAAGATGATGGGCGAGACAGGAATAGAGATAGTGAGAGGAGAAGCTACGATAGAAGTGATAGAAGTGACAGGAGGGATAGAGACAGTGAAAGGAGTAACAGAGATAGCTCTAGGAGGAGCTACTATGAGCCGCGGTTCAAAGACGAACCTAGGACTCCAAA CTTGAAAGTCCTGAAGCCCCCTGAAAGCACAGCCTGggacgatgatgatgacgacAGGGCGCCTCCGCGCAAGTCCACCTGGGACTTCCCGACACCCAAGCCGAGAGAACTGGGTCCGAGCTCCGAGAGATCCCAGCGGAGACCTATGAGGGATTATAAGGGACGGCCTTATGAGAATACTCCTAGAGCCACTCCTCACAA ATGGGTGAGCTCTCGCCGAGGCATGGATGTCGATGATCCTGATTGGCAAGAGGCGGAGAAGAAACTAGATCGGGAATGGTATAACATGGGAGAAG GCGAAACAGACGAATCGGACCCATTCGCCGGCACCAGCTCCGAATACATAGCCAAGAAAGAAGAACAAATTGAAAAGAGACGCAACCGCAAAGTGTCCGCCCAGCGGCAGCAGAGCGACAGAGACAACGAGCTGTGGGAGCGGAACAGAATGTTAACTAGCGGCGTAGTACATGCTGTTAATGTTAACAGTGACATGGACGAG GAAAGCGTAGATCGAGTCCATCTGCTCGTTCACAACATCGTGCCGCCCTTCCTTGACGGTCGGATCGTTTTCACCAAACAGCCTGAACCTGTCATACcg GTGAAAGACCCTACGTCGGACATGGCGCTGAACGCGCGTAAAGGCTCGGCGCTGGTGAAGGCTTTTAGGCTGGAGAAGGAAAGGCGTAAGGCTCAGAAGAAGCACTGGAAACTTGAGGGCACTAAACTTG GGAACATCATGGGTATCCAAAAGAAGGAAGATGAACCAGAGGACGGGCCCACGAAGGAGGCCTACAAGTACGCCGATCATGTCGACAGCG aaaataaagACGCTAAAGAGCCGGAATCCAAGTCTTCATTCGTTAGGAACAAGACCATACAGGAGCAGAGAAGGTTCTTACCAGCGTTCGCCGTGAGAGAGGAGTTGATGCAAGTTATACGGGAGAATAATGTAGTTATTATAGTCG GTGAAACCGGCAGTGGCAAAACAACCCAACTGACCCAGTACCTCCACGAAGAGGGGTACAGTCGACTCGGCATGATCGGGTGCACGCAACCCCGTAGAGTAGCAGCCATGTCCGTCGCAAAACGAGTCTCTGACGAGATGGACACCAAGCTGG GAGACGAAGTCGGCTACGCAATCCGCTTCGAAGACTGCACTTCACCAAACACCGTCATCAAATACATGACCGACGGCATATTACTACGTGAAGGCCTGCGCGAACCAGACTTGGACAACTACTGTGCCATCATTATGGACGAGGCCCACGAGAGGTCGCTGTCTACGGACATGCTCTTCGGCCTATTGAGAGAGGTAAGTTATaattacagcgccatctgttga